ATTTGACTCGGGCTGCGGCAAGGCGCTGACATTTACATCGACGGGGCGAGAAGTTGAAGTATCGCCGTCTTTGCCGATATATTCGTAGTGCAGTAGACTGTGGTGTGCATCTCCGCAATTATCCTTGTCGCACATAGGGGCAGAACAAGTCTCGCGATCGTGACGTTGCGATATGCATTTGTAGCAAAGTCCATACTTCTTaacgtggcgccatctgtcttTACGTAAGGCGCGTTTAAACTTTTTGCAATCAGGCAACTTATGATATTGAGTGCGGCAAAATGAGCACTTATCGTTCTTCTCTGTGTTGTCACGTTGGTCAGTTTGCAACAGTATTGCTTGCGCTTTTGGTGCAACTTTCGTAATAGTATCGTGTTGCTTTTGTTTATATTGCTCAGGGCGATAATTTTGTAGATTGACGTTAGCAGTCGTAGCGATCTTGACAGCTTCGGTGTTCAGAAAATCGGACATAATAGACAATCGTGACTTTCCTCCCTCCTTAATCAATGGGAAGCTGTAGTCAGACCACTTAGAGACAAGGACTGGTGGTATCTTTGAAATTAGCAGTGGTACAATACTGAGACCTTGTACATATTCCTCGCGCCCCACTGCCTTCACAGACTCGACAAAGTTTTGAACTTTGACAGAAAAATTGACAATGTCTTTCTGGTACTCTTGGGACATGGGCTGAAGCTTCTTAATGTCGTGAATAAGTCTGCTTATTATACATTCGGGGTCGCCGTGACGAAGTTCAAGTGTCGCCATGATGCGATCAGGCGAGGCGGCGGACATAAGCAGGGCTGACACGGTTTCTTTAGCTTGTCCATGTAAACACTTACGTAATCGCCATAAGTTTTCCTTCGGGGTAAATTTACATACTTCAGTAGACTCCTCAAACGCTTGTTTAAATTGTAACCATTCGAGCGGATCGCCGGAATACTTGGGTAAATCTCGCGGCATACACATGCGGCTCAAAATGTTGTCGTGTGACTTATCTTTAGTGGAAGCGAGTGTCAAATTTTTAACTGCAGTTGCAAGCAATTTGATCGTACCGTTCGAGTCGGCGTCGGGAGCTGCCGGCTGGTCGCAGTCGCGCGGGTTATCAACATCCTCGGGGGCGCGCTGCAACGGATCAAGTTCTCGCGAGCTTCGCTCTATCCAGTCTTCGACATTTTGACGTGTGCTCTTGCTAGCGTTACTAATGTGGGAGCTGTGACGTGACGTTATACCACTCTGGTGTGAACTGTATTTCTCGGACTTTAGGTCGGCTAGATCAGCCTCATACTTCAGGTCTATCAACTCGTTAGCAATCTTGGCCTTTTCAATAGCGCGCTCATATTCCAACCTTTTCCTTAGGGCAGACGAAGACTTTGACAACATGCTGTGCGCTGGCAGCGGGTGCGGCACATCGATGTGCTGCGGTGTTTCCATATGGCTGCTACCGGCGACGAACGTCGTGTCCGCAGGTCGGATGGTCATGGAGTGCGGGGGCGAAGACTTAGATAGTCTAATGACATCTGTTTTTGCATCGCGCTCTGCGCGAGCAAGACTTCGTGTCTTAATAGGTGTTCGAATCATTTTGTAGCTCATAACTTACGTGCGCGGTTCAAAACATAACACTAGGACGGCTGCGATGGACCAATGATGGTCTCCTGAGCTGTTGAACTCctattaagtaggtaaataatattaataaagtcTTGCAAACACTAGTatggttttatttcattagacATTAGGTGACAGAACAGATCTATAACAtgtaaaaatatcataaaaaaggtAGAAAAAGTATAAAGGTAGAAAGTATATAATACGTAAAGAGGCCGTCATCAacactgttcttataaaaataccaaagtcactataagtatgccgttcagatttgaggagttcggttctgattctgaccatcatcagaaattccactgcaccaaatgtcactgttctggatgaaagtgcatgctgttcttataaaaatggcaaagtcactataagcgtgccgttcagatttgaggagttcggttctgaccatcatcagaaattccactgcaccaaatgtcactgttctgtacgaaagtgcatgctgttcgtataaaaatacccaagtcactataagcgtgccgttcagatttgaagagttccgttctggccatcatcagcagttccactgcaccaaatgtcactgttccgtacctaaatgcatgctgttcctttattaacacaaaaatcaccatatgtatgcctttcagatttgaggagttccctcgatttctccaggatcccatcatcagaactgggttctgagaaaaatgggaccaatctgtatgtatatacattcaatcaaaaaaaaaaattttcaaaatcggtccaggaacgacggagatatcgaggaacaaacataaaaaataaaaaaaaaaacatacagacgacttgataaccgtccttcttgagatatgaggcgacggttaaaaatatattcatGATGTCAGATGAATTTGATGCGTTTCGCTGACTGTAAGTACATTCTATTCTAACTTCAACCCTCGCACCTAACTTATTGACCTGTCCTAACTGTTAAGTtaattttcactacaccaacctACCGATTTGAATTAATTTCATCCCAATCACGCCTAAATTGATTAGAAATACGAATTGACGGCATATTGATACCGAAGGGCCATGTCTCAGCcagttataataattaataggaggtagggcatagcgaatgatattccgctttgtgtggaataggaggtagggcatagcgaatgatattccgctttgtgtggtagggcacagcacagcggatattgtctcgctcgaatctagagcagagcccaactggggtagtacctccgccttacagaagaccgcagccaaatagcactagaccctactcatagtgttgtgttcctgtcggtgagtaaggctgccagagctcaacgagggtgcggtgtgctgatgacgggaggacttacggaactaacttgttccgtttattgtcctttgagtcgtcggcaacccgaaccctccttagaacttgcacactcctttttactgtgtacttaacacagcaaaagggaatgtacaagtttctaatggggtggcaacgcgtatgtgacactgtttgagttgcaggcgtccataggttacggtgaccgctttacatcaggcgggccgtatacttgtttgccaccgacgtagtataaaaaaaaaaaaaaagttattttgttCTGAGATGATCTTTACTACATTGAAAATAGAATTGAATACAGTAACTGTGTATGTATTCCTTTCTTGAAATAATAGTTAGAGGGATGATTCATTCAGCACAGGGAAGCAGGGATGGTAGATGATTTAGGAATTAATTTAGGCGGTTCATTAAAGGTAATGTCATCTTCAACATTTGATATGAGATTTTAGGGAGCGGGCGCTGTTGTACGGTTGTACCTGCCtattcattaaaattaaaaacaaaatagatTATGGATTATAATGATGTACGTAATGTAattatcacagatgtcatatataccatagatcaagcaaacgtatctatacttagcgtgtcaaatgaactcagtgaaatccactgagttgtccgtctttaatcgcagcttgcagctttcgggcgtcaatttttgtaagttgaagtcaatcaaaacataaaaaatgcctcgttacgtgatattcaattgcaacaacacaaaaattatgaacaatcaagagcctgagacatatttaaaattacaggcaagaaacaacttcagtacaaaatttgacacgctcggcccctatacaaatagatgaacttgtttcttctatataaataaagttatgtGGTAATTATGCACCAAAACTTGTATGTCCTCTGCATAGGCTTAGGAGACTAATGTCTTAATATACTAATCCAATGCCATATACTTAGTGTTAGATCCtgcattttatttaatttctaaATTATGAAGTACATACATAATGCTTTACTGGTTGAAGTCAACATAATATATAAGCAAGTGTTTAGCCTGAACAGAGTAAGTGATGCTAAACTATAAGTAAAATCGATTTTGACAAGATATTGATAGGTATGATAACATCTTgctggtaccaatatgtaaatgGATAAAATTCATTTAGAAGAAAACGTTTTTCCACATAAAATGCAATTTCTAATAAAAGGCCCCAGCTGTACAGCGTTCCTCCACAATGCGCTTCAAGATACCAAGCTTGCAACTTTTCCGCAAGGCGGCTAATCCAAAGCGCATTACATTTGAGATATTAAACCCATTGCGCGCGCTGACGGCGCAATGTATAAAGAATGAGCTAAAAGCATTAGTTGCTAGGATCGTCAAAGCGCGGTGCCTAGACAAAGACGTTTTGTTGAGAGGATTACGAACATCTTATTTTTAGTTGAACTTTGAACTTTGTTTATCATCTCATCTTATagaaatattttgaaaactgTTTTCCTCATGCATGGAAACTAGAGCAGGTACAAGTGTAACGATTTGACagttttaatacaaataaaGCAGGTAGGTAACTTTTTCAGAATAAAGCAGTataaggtacaacggggcaaTTAAACTGGGACTACTGGGAGCAAATTTCAACCTCGATTTTTCCATGTTTCGCGTCTTTTGCACTATTAAATACAGCATCCACTGGTCATATATGGCACGCTTTTTCAGTGAATACATATTTCAAGTTTATAGTacttatatgaaaacatgaaaaaatcaagtaggtacttagttgaaaattgccccccagtcaaaACTGTCTCCCTGTATCTTATAAttcaattttgaatatttttgtgTGACCGGTCTggtctagcgcgtagtgaccctgcctgctaagccgtggtcccgggttcgagtcccagtaagggcatttatttgtgtgaagaccacagatatttatttgttcctgagtcatggatgttttctatgtaggtatataatatgtatttatttatatatataagtaagtatatcgtcgcctagcacccatataGTACAAAAGTTTGGGGCTTGGGGCTAgcttgatctgtgtaaggtgtcccccaatatttatttattattttatttatttacttatcttTCATCAATACATGCTGTGCAGTACAACAACGAAATGCGCCagtaaaataacatttacaATTACAAAACCAAACCGACcggaaaatttaaaaacatttccaCATTTCCCACAAACGCAAACGTATCAACCGACGGCTCAACAAGAGCACTATCGATAAAccgtaaatacatatatatacggCTAATATGGCGGTTATCGGGCGAACATCAACAGgttattgatttaaactttacagccagcctagccgaagtgacagtTGGTGACGCTATGTGCCGATcggaacgcagtctggctctgtcgcaccgcACCGCACGACAGCTTACGAATCATAAGTGATTTTGACGTTGGCTAGATACCCGTCGGATGCCGTCGCCGCAGCGTTACCTTACACGAAACTCTTACAAAATACGTAATAAAGCTCAAATTCCTCTGTAAACCCTCTCGATGCAGCGACAAACCTCTGATCGTTCAAAAAGGCCTTAAGCTACCGGAATAAAGCACACATTGCCTTAAGCAATTATGAGGCGTATTGTTTGGTCTCGATCTGAAAAGCTTTACTTAGCGGTTTTCTTAGGTGACATTTGATTTTGCATTGTTCACAAGTCTGTGGTACCGATTGGAAAGGATTATGGGTTTAATGGTTTTTATGTTTAAGAATAATTTTAGTTTGATCAAGAACGATATGcctaatacgggactgacaaagctcatacaaaaaagcgtacctacccctgaaatgtatgggtttaggcttaaaactagatggcgctgttttgcagcctggaagtggccaaaatcatatttttctcaaatatttttgctagtttttattttttataagaacaaaggacatatttctttattttaataccatgatgtcatgtcaatacacatttttgtaaaaaattgtaggcatcatcaatgtagttatgataatataaatttaataggtggcgctaaaaactcgaagtacgattcttagtatgaagattgtaaatcctatataaatcgtCCTTGGTTTGGTCAAAcaattgataatgataatagtCGTACCTAGTCGTATTATTTAACTTTTAACAAATTATTTTCTTGACGGCTGCGGCTTAATATTAAAACCATTGTTTTCGTTAATATCGATCGATGtggtaatagtacattgtgcaacaaggggaggaagttgaatattactaacgagagtaagttaaatcgcgacggcttgccggagcgatttaaagactcgagttagtaatattcatactccccgagttacacacaatgtttttcatcacactctcaatgtaaaaaatatgtaaatagatgtaaaaaagttaagtttggtacaagaaatttcattattcccttgggagaacgatttttctataactcacgttCCGCCTGcgcgcaatagcacatttaaagtgcgggtgtgatgaaaaagtaAGTCAGCACCCCCCGTGCCTAACCCGCCTGCACAGAAACTTATCAAACCTACACCTAATATAAGCATCTTTCACCAAAACATAAATCGAATTGCAAACAAGACTTATAAAATCGAAGCCGAGCTCCAGCTGCGCGATCGCGTTGACGTGCTTTGTCTGACAGAACACTGGCTAAAATCGAACCAGATAGTTTCTACGAATATATCAAACTACAATCTCATCGCTCATTGCTGCCGATCGACCAAGGCGGGCGGAGGAAGTTGTCTTTATGTGAGATCCGGCCTACCCTGCATGGTACGGAAGGAGATAACGGACCTATCGGTGGAATCGCAGTTCGAGATATGCGCGATCGAGTGTATTGGTTTagagtagggatgtaccgactagtcgggaaagccgactatccggccacatttgtagtcggcgattagtcggcgactagtcggcaaaacagGCCGATAAGTCGGCACTTTATAAGTCATAGaaaaatagtacaaaaataaattaacagctgatataattgtattatgtaccgaTTCGTTATACCTTGGTTAGTCAAAAgatcaaatatctgtgatcatcacaaaaataaatgtcctACCTAGGGCTACCGGGtgtcataggcaggatcactaacctacccactaagccaaagcggttgttaaaaatgaaaaatgtataaatattctcatagacctttgaaaaatagaacttgtaaaaaaaaattaaagcgcgaacgaaggaccagAAATGTAATTCTAAATTTCTgatgaatttagtcgaaaaataTGCTCcagccgactagccgactagtcggccgactaatcggccacccaagcgccgactagtcggtagtcggcctagtcggccaaatcactagtcggtacatccctagtttaGAGTTGATTATCGTGTGTGTTTACAGACCGCCGAGTGGTGATGTTTCGATGTACCTGAGTATGTtaaataatttacttaatttaaatttaattaaaaattctAATGTAATTATTATCGGTGACATTAATATTGATCTTCTAATTAAATGCAATTATTCTAAAGATTTGTTGAACACATTAAAACAATCTGGATTTAGACAACTTATTAATCAACCAACCAGAATAACAAATATTAGTAAGACCTGTATCGACCATGCctactcaaatataataaaatcagATGTGAAGAATGTATCTTGTTGTGACTTAAACCTATCTGATCACCTGTGTATAAATGTTATTGTTGACATtcataaaaaatacctacagcAAAATTCGCATGTTCTTAAAAGAACTTTCTCAGAACAACGAAAACAGGAGTTTTGTCAGTGCCTAGATACATATCAGTGGGACGAAATACTCAAAAAAACATAATGGCGTCTTTATTATGTCCTATAGTAAAGCTATGGAACTTGTTATGAATGTCgtcaaaaataaatttgaaacaTATTTCCCTCTAAAAAAacagttactaaaaaaaactggACACAAATGGGTCAACGATTCTTTAAGGAAATTACGtgtaaaaatatcacaattgaAAAATTACATAACGACTCATTCCGACAGCGTCGAGTCTCGCACGCACCTACAACAGCTGGAAAATGAATACTGGATAAAATTACGGCAAGTACGTAGTAATTTCATAAACGGTTGCATATCTAACTGCAAGGATGACATGGGCAGGAGCATGTGGCGTGTCATATCAACGGAGACATGTACAAATAATAAAGGTAATAGTGCTATCGATGTGTTCGTTAGCCGGTCAGCTGGCGACTGCGtaggcgcgcgcgccgccgccgccgccgcgctgtTAAACCGGTATTACATCGAAACCAACGTTAACAATGCCGTACCGTGCACTAGCACGACGCTTACGTACCTCACGCAATACCTACCTGCAACGTGCCCGCCTTTTAAATTCGAGCCGTTTGGGCTGGATGAGATGATATTCGCATGCAAAAAAATCAAACGAAAGGAATCAAAGGATATAAATGATATATCGACTCGCCTTATTGACTATTTGCCTCCGACTGTCATCTCACTGCTACTATTTAACGTTGTTTAATGAGTGTGTGTGTCAGGGAACCTATCCAAGCGTTCTAAAGAAGATAAAGGTCCAACCCATTTATAAAGGCGAAATGCATCTGCCTAAGCATTACCGGCCTATATCGCTCATACCGGTAATTTCTAAAATCTTTGAGCGTTTGTTGAGTAGCAGGATAATGAATCACATTACAATAAACAACTTGCTAAATCGGCAACAATACGCTTACCAGCCTAGTAGATCTACCGTGGACGCGGCGCGTGACGTTGTGGCGCGGGTGACGGCGCACCTCGAGGGCGGGCGGCAGGTCGCCGCCGTCTTCTGCGACGTGTCGCGCGCCTTCGAAATGATTGATCACGCGCTGCTTCTCGCCAAACTATCTTCCTATGGGTTTTCAGGCTGCTTCCATGATATCATAGCGTCGTTCCTGAGTGACCGCAAACAGAGCACCTACGTTCTCGGTTCCAAATCTGACCTCGATCCAATAGGAAGCTGTGCGGTCCCTCAAGGCTCCATAATGGGAAACAACCTTTTTCTCCTCCTGGTGAACGATATTTCAACAGTTTGTGATATCCCGGAATACGTAATGTTTGTCGACGACACTTGTCTTATAGTAAACGCAGAAGATGTAGACTCTCTAAAACTAAAGTTATGTCAAGTGATGCACTAAATGGCTTCGTGGTTCTCATCCAACGGTATGCTGCTCAacgtaaataaaacaaatattgtaTACTTTAAGTTGCGAAAAAAATACCTACCACTTAATATAGTAGCAGATAACGTTCCTGTACCCCAAACGGACTCCTCCAAATACTTGGGATTCGTGATCGACTCCGGGCTGACGTGGACACCGCACATTGACCACGCGTGTGACAGGCTGTCATCGGCGTGCTATGCTCTCTCAAGATTGGCACCAACCTTAACGAGTGAGAACGTCAGAAAAGCCTATTTTGGCTATTTCCACTCCATTTTAATACAAGGTGTTGATCTTTGGGCGACATCTGCTAGCCGAGACAAGATGTTCAAAATGCAAAAAAGGGCTTTACGTATTATTGACCGAAAACCAGCTGATCACCCAGCGCAGGAGTTATTTAAAAAGCACCGTATTTTAACTCTGCCCTGTGTTTACATATTAACGGCATGCAAATTCGTCCGTTCGAAcctaaaaaattataaaacctACGGCAAAATAAACCATCGACCGTCGCGCAGACGTGACCTACTAGTGCCCCCTCGCCGTCGGCTAGCGAAGGCCCGTGCGATGCTGGACGTTGTCGGCCCTAATCTATACAAACTGTGTACCTACTGACATAAAAGAACCACCTTCCGATGCTATATTTACAAGCAAActcaaaaaaatgttattagagtCTGCTTATTATAACATTGATGTTGAGGAACTCGTTGATCAACGAGTTCCTCAAAAGGAGTCGTTGTCCCGAAAATCCATAATACCTATGCTTATATATGTTATTCTGGTTGTAACACTGTAATAAAGAGTATATAAATTGTTTATGAACTGTATTACACATTGTAATGTACAAATTTTTGTTGACCTGTAAATTTGGTTATAAATTTAtcaataaagaaatctaaatctaaatctagaTCGACTCATTCAGTCTTCATTCCTCACTGCCTATTTTCATAAGtccgatatttaaaaaaaatcaatgagAGACACACAAATATTTCATatctatttattaataacattaaCAGTTACATTGCCTACATtagtacaatttttaaaaataattgttatatttttaccAGCGACAGttatttttgtatctttctcgCTAGATGTTCCTTGCGATGACTCGTCCCGAAGGGCTTGCAATGTGGTCGATCGGTCCACGTCTTCGCTCAAAATGCGCACCATATCTAATGAATCATCAGAATCCTCCATAATAACATCAGACAATTGCGAAAACCTACCAGAAGTAGATGGTTTGGATACTGCCCAATCGATCATGTCAGCATTTATAGGGTCCTCGAAAATTTCATCAAATGGTTCAGCTTTAACATAAACCTCATCGGTAGTATTTTCATCTCTTgtttcggttttaattttaactttattcGCAAGTTCCATATTTTCAACCTCAACATTACACTCACTAGAAGCAGCCTCAACTTCAACGATTGCATTTTTCTTAGCAGAATAACCTCTCCTATATCGTCTTGCGAACTCTAACACTTCTGAAACCTCACCCTGGGTAGCATTAACAAGATGTCCTTTGTTGCCCTTGTCTACATTGCTTATAACTGCGCCTATGGCCGATCGCCGAAAACAGTGTCCAGTAAAACGTTCCGGGTGCGGCAACTTCAAAAAGGTAGCGATCTCTTTGGGCAAGGTGCATATCTTATGCCGTCCAATCACTTGTTTCGTACAACGACCATCTCTTAGATTCAAGAACAATCTATCTGTCTCTACGTCTTTAGGCCTCAATGCCTGATATTTCTGCACCCAAGGGATGAATTCGTCTCGAATGATGAAGATTCTTTCCGTCTTGTCTTGTTCATCACACAATACTCCAATCATTAGGCCGTCGACGATTTTGACGTTGTTTGTTTTGAACCAGGTTAATTCGTAAGAGCGTAGCTGTCCGCAGACACCTAGGATAAGCGCCACCTGTAACAATAATAAATGTGTATTATAATGAGTGTACATATGAAATTATTATTACTAAAGTTATCACACCACCAAACTGAGCAATGTATACCTAGTAAAGACGCAAACTCAAATGAACACAAACGTCTAACTTTAGTGTTCCTGAATGTCATTCatataaaactatttttattttcaacatTTAATAGATGTACTTGATACATACATTCGACAACAGTTTAATGTCTAGGTAAACTAAAGCTATGTTAACGGTAAATATGACGAAATTAAGTGCAAGTACGGACTATGGATTAAACGCCATACTTATAAAACGCCATACTTtagaaaactatttatttttaaacgatttatttattattattaatttgcaATAAAAGGtagaaaactatttattttttaaacgatttatttattattattaatttgcaATACAATGAGTATTTCATACCGAATTTACTTCTTTTCGCTGGTTTTGAAAAGAAGTAAATTCGGTATGATTTCAATTGAGTTGATGAGGATGACCTCCCGGCCGGCGGCAGCCGACCGGTCCCGGACCGGACGCGCCTGCAATTGATCATTGCCGGCGCGACGCCTGTCCGTCTCATTGAGGACGACTTTtactatgtaggtacatagttTGTTACGCCCGAAACGTTCATTTTcctaatacataatatattagacGACCAGGGGCCTCgggtttctcgaaaggtacaagccttgtattacaagtgcgcgaactgtcaaatcgtatgagttgtcatggaaacacacttgtaatacaaggcttgtacctttcgagaaacgggccaatGGTAGTGACATTTGTATTAATTTGGtactttaaagtttttttttaaactataatttTAAGTACTAATTGGCTCGAATGAGTGTAATAACGattattatatgtgtatgtatatTAACAATAATAGGTCAcgtaataaatattgttttctaATGAATAGGCAGAAATAAAATATAGGCAGTTCAATGACCCGAGATGCGAGGGAAGCGGTAAAACTCGCTACGTGTCTTGTACACGCGGCCGAGTTTAAGCTGGAAAGAGATAGCATGCAGTGGCGCAAGCGTATAGTTGGCGGCCAGGAAATAAGCAATTATCAGCCTAGCGTAGAATGTCGGCCGCGTGCCAACAATCTTGTATGATTGTTGTTGCCTGTATAGAATAATGAGATAACACGGGCATGAAACGGAATTCAGTATTTTAGCAGTTTTAGCacaaatacctaaataaataaaagtcaacttaaaaaaaataccaatctaagtaaaattgttttaatgtatttttatgtaattggATAGcattatatgaaataaaattagaTATGATCAATTAAGTAGGAActcgaaaataaataaacattcagTCAAGGATTTCGTGGGATACTATTATTGCCGGCTGGGTGCCCCTTTGTTAGGAATGTTGGCTTCCGTCCGCGCCACGAATGTTGTACTTTGCGCTCGCTAGTATTACTGTCTACGTGAAAATTATTCTGAATGCtaataatgaaattaaaaaacgtTTCGTTACCTTTGTCGCTAAATACTTCGCGTCTGGAGCATCCTCTAAA
This window of the Leguminivora glycinivorella isolate SPB_JAAS2020 chromosome 16, LegGlyc_1.1, whole genome shotgun sequence genome carries:
- the LOC125234924 gene encoding uncharacterized protein LOC125234924 produces the protein MNHITINNLLNRQQYAYQPSRSTVDAARDVVARVTAHLEGGRQVAAVFCDVSRAFEMIDHALLLAKLSSYGFSGCFHDIIASFLSDRKQSTYVLGSKSDLDPIGSCAVPQGSIMGNNLFLLLVNDISTVCDIPEYVMFVDDTCLIVNAEDVDSLKLKLCQVMH
- the LOC125234755 gene encoding uncharacterized protein LOC125234755, with translation MSSSEASNEEVESVLVDTLIPEKSKDKYLNVYDSFIKWKDQNNEKSFSEKVFLNYFNDISKKVKPSTLWAAYSMLKSTMRAKHNIYLQEYVNLLLWLKKRSAGYKSSQSKILTEANIRKFLEDAPDAKYLATKVALILGVCGQLRSYELTWFKTNNVKIVDGLMIGVLCDEQDKTERIFIIRDEFIPWVQKYQALRPKDVETDRLFLNLRDGRCTKQVIGRHKICTLPKEIATFLKLPHPERFTGHCFRRSAIGAVISNVDKGNKGHLVNATQGEVSEVLEFARRYRRGYSAKKNAIVEVEAASSECNVEVENMELANKVKIKTETRDENTTDEVYVKAEPFDEIFEDPINADMIDWAVSKPSTSGRFSQLSDVIMEDSDDSLDMVRILSEDVDRSTTLQALRDESSQGTSSEKDTKITVAGKNITIIFKNCTNVGNVTVNVINK